DNA from Bacillus sp. FJAT-45037:
TCTATGAGTTAACAGGCTCTTCTTTTTATATGGGGGTCATGTTCTTTCTAGAAACAATCCCATTCTTGTTTATCTCACCAATTGCAGGGTTATTAGCAGATCGCTTTTCCCATAAGCTTTTACTTTTCACAGCAGCTTTATCGCAAGGTTTATGTCTACTCGCTATAGTAGTGTTTCATTTATCAAGATATGAGAGCATTATACCAATTTTTATATTCGGATTCCTCATTGCTTGTGGGGGGGCAATCTTTAGTGTTGTTTTAAACAGTATTATTCCGTCAATGTTTTCTAAAGATAGGATAGTTAATGTTAATTCTTCTTTTCAGTTTATTGATTCCACGTCACTATTATTCGGGAGTGCTTTAGCTGGAGTATTGATTAGTCTAGTAGGAGCACCTCTGGTTTTGCTTATTGATGCAGTATCCTTTCTCTTAATAGCTGTGATTGTATTATTCTACAAAGTGAGTAAATCTAACAAGCTGAAAGTAATGAAGGGGCAGTCGTTTAATCACCTCCTGCAAGGTGCTAAATATGTATTTAAACACACTACATTAGGTCCTTTAATTACTATTATGATGTTAGTGAACATTTCCAACGCAGTAATTGTAGCCATGTTGGTATTTTATTCAAGAGATGTTCTTGGCATAAGTGCAGAGCAATTAGGTTTGATATATACCATAACAGCTGTATTTCAGATAATTTTAACACTCTTGATCCCATCCATTACAAAGCGCTTTAAACATATAAATCGGATGTTGCTTATTTGTTTATTTATTAGCTGTATTGGAATTGGCATGGTGGCTTTAAGTGTGGAGTGGATTACACTAAGCATAGCAATGGTTGTCCACACTGCCCCTATCATTATTTTTAATGTAATGAATAAAACATTACGAATGCAAATAGCTCCTGAAAATCTCTTAGGTCGTGTAAATGGGTTGTTTTTGATGTTAAGCAAATCTACTTTACCCTTAGCAGGATTATTAGGAGGCGTTTTAGCAGAGTTTTTTGATTTGAAGATAATCTTTGGAGTATTGAGTGTTTTCACATTATTAATTATTACTAGGTACTGGTTCCATCCATTTAATAATAAAGAAAACTATTCTCAAGAAAAAGCTATGTAAAAAGGGAGAGACTAATATGAACATTAAATTGTTACCGCTAGAAATAGAAGATTTAGGGTTAGTTTACGAGTTATATAACGATTCACAAGTTTTTGATACGGCCATTCTAGGGTACAATTATCCCCAAAATAAACCTTCATTAAAAAGTAAACTAGAGTCTTGGATTAAAAATGGTAAACAAAAACACTTTAAAGTAGTAAATGATAAACAGGAAGAAATTGGTCTCGCGCAGATATTTGACATACACACTGTAAACCGTTCTTGCAAAATAGGCATTATTGTGAAGCCTGACTTTTGGGGAAAAGGATATGCTACTCAAATCCTTCATGCTCTTGAGGAAATTTGTTACGATCATATTGGTTTACGACGCATAGAGGCAGAGGTACTTGCAAATAATCTAGCCATTATGAAGCTACTAGAAAACCAAAACTACAATAGAGAAGGAACTCGTAAAGAAGCTATCTTTAAAAAGAGTGAGCATATAGATGCTCATGTGTATGGGAAAGTTGTTTAAGCTCCTATTATAGACGATTTTCACCACTTGAAATATTGGATAGCTGACTAATGAAGGTGCTGTCACTAGCCGAATTTTGGAGAATAACATGATAAATCAGCCTGCTGAGTATTAGCTTGGTAGGCTGTTTTTTTGCCGTGGTCGGCCCCGAATCGTAATCCCAAAAAATTGGCATCAGGTGTTTCATTAATTAGCGGCGGCAATGACGGTTTCATGCATATAATTGATTCATTGCGTATGCCATTGATCATCTTAGATGAATTCTAAACTTAACATGTGGATCTGATCCTCAATGAGTTCTAGTAGAATTTTTCGATCTTTGTTTATTGGCTCTATTGCCATGTGGTCTTTTCTATTATTTGAGGGAGATTTACTGAGTGGTGATTTCTTCAATATCTTATCGTTTTCTTTTGGAACCATTTTTATCATTTTTTCCATCATAACAGGTTCATTTTTGGAAGGTTTTGAAACGAAGCACCAGGTAAAAACGTACCTCCCGCTTTCCATGTTCATCTACGAGATCTATTCTGTCGTACTTTATAATATTTTCATGATCGAGATCAACATCATGATTATCCTTTCATTTGCGATAGTCATTAGCTTGATTGATTTGGTAGTGAGTAAAATGGTGAAAAACAAATCTATGAGGCAGGATTTAGCAAATGTAGTATTAGCTTTTCCGCTGCTTGCTTTCTTCATGGGATTTGTGCTCACTAATTTTATTTAAATAACCTTGCAGATAGTTAACAAAGTAACAGAGCGTTTTTAGAACAGCACCAGGGACGTGTTTTGACTAACGGAGCAGGTTAGTTGTGCGAAACGTTTCTACCCCAAACGGAGAATGGTCACATTACTTCATTAAAAGGTAGACAGTTTCATTATTGAAATTGAAGGGTTATATCGAAGAATCAAATGAAAGGGTAACGCCTTGAAGGGTTCTCTCTGAGTCGAGTAGCACTGGAATTAGTAAGAATGATAGTGTTATAAGCTCGGCAAAAAGGCGTGAGAATTTACCGTAACAGTGATTGTGGCTGACGAAAGGCTACCCGCGGGGGTGGTGTAAATCATGATGCTTGAGTTGATTGAATATGGTGAGGATGCTTAATATCCTATAAGAATGGGGTAAGCTGACGAACTTCTGAATGTACGGGTCTACACCTGCAATACATAGAAATGTGTATATCACCAAATTGTGAGGTTGGCAGTGGATGAGTAAAACTAACTAATATGAAAATCCATGATATGTTTCAGGCATATGAACGGCTGACAGGCTTACAGGAAGCATCTACGTTCTTTCTATAATAGATATAATTCAACGTTGTAAGCTGATAACGTGGAAGGCTTACTCCTAATGAAACGGTTGTAAGGAAAGCAATAATGAGATTAGTTATTGTATAACTTACTCTTATATCAGTGAAGGTGGTGGCACAGTACCGATGAAATGTCTAATCCACATGGAGGGATAGCCACTAGACTAATAAAGAATCATTCACCATGTAAGACAGTTCTTCATCGGTTAATAAGGTTCTTGTCAGACTAAAAGAGGTTCAACTCCCAAGGGAGTCACCGACTTGTTAAAACGAAAGAAACTGCGACACAATGAGTATTATGATATGCAACAGTGTTTTGATAATCTATATGCTCAAAGTGTCGATGGTCAAAATTTCTATGACTTAATGGAAATCATTAGTTCTAAAGAGAATATTCGTCTTGCCTATCGAAACATCAAAAGAAATACAGGTAGTAAAACGGCTGGCTCAAATAAATTAACGATTGACGATGTAAAAAGCTTATCAGTTGAAGAAGTAATTGAAAAAGTACTAACTATGCTTGATTCATATAAACCCGAAAAAGTAAGGCGTGTTTTCATACCTAAGGCGAATGGGAAAACTAGACCATTAGGTATACCTACAATCTGGGATAGGATTCTTCAACAGTGTATTCTCCAAGTGCTAGAACCAATATGTGAAGCTAGGTTCCATAAGCATAGCTATGGTTTCAGACCGAACAGAAGCACTCATCATGCAAAAGCTAGGTTTGAATTTCTTATTAATCAAACAGGGCTTCATCATTGTATTGATGTTGATATTAAAGGTTTCTTTGATAATGTGAATCATAGTAAACTACTAAAACAAATTTGGTCGCTTGGGATGAGAGATAAGTCTTTACTTTCTATCATTTCAAAACTTTTAAAAGCAGAAATTGAAGGGGAAGGTTTTCCAACCAAAGGAACGCCCCAAGGCGGTATCTTATCGCCACTTCTTTCGAACATCGTCTTAAATGAATTAGATTGGTGGGTTAGTGATCAGTGGGAAACTTTTGAAACAAGATTCGATTATAAGTATCCTGGAAAATACTATCCACTGAAAAAGACGAAATTGAAAGAATGTTATATTGTGAGGTACGCCGATGATTTCAAAGTTCTGTGTCGCACTCGTACACAAGCTATTAAAATGAATTATGCTATCAAGGACTTTCTAAAAACTCGATTACATCTTGAAACGAGTGAAGAAAAGTCAAAAGTCATAAACCTTAAAAAGAATTCGTCAGAATTCCTTGGATTCTCGATTCGAGCCATTCGAAAAGGTAAAACTCGAATGGGCTTGTTTACGTGTGGTGCTCTTTTTAAATGAAACATGCAGCGGATACTCAATGACATCTTCATCATAAAGCCACCTTAAAAACCCTTTGACCACGACGTTCTTGCGGGTGCGAGTAGAAGAGGGATACCCGACTTTCCCATCGTTCCGTTTCAATTGTTTGAGCCAATCTTGGTATTGTCTGATATGACGTTTTTCTACTCGTTTAAGGTAAGAAGGTAGTTCTTCATCCTCAGTCTGTTCATTAGAGATGAGGAAATGGATGAAGGTGTAGAATTGTAGAATATCACGAATATATTCTTTCTTGGTTTGTTCCGTTTTATTTTTGCTCTCATCATCGTAAGTGGATTTATGTAAGTAATAATAGATAAGCTCTTGGTCAGTGAACGAATCAAAGGAAGATAAGGTTAATTGCTCATTCTCAAACAACTTCATTTCAAGTTGATCATATTGACTACTATCTAAGAATGATCTGTATAGAGAGGCAAGGTCTGTTTGCTCATGTTGTGATAAAGTATGGGTGTTTACTATAGAAAGAGAATCATTTATGGAACGTACCATCATGTTATCACCTCATTATCTTTAATAAGTTTATAAGTGGTTTAAACATATCATAATAAGACAACCATTTTAAATAAAATCATGGGTATATTAATTATAGATAGAATAATACCTTATTTTTCTATGAATCAATTATCTTTAAATAAAGATAAAATAAATAAATTTAAACATTATAGAAGATAGAATTTAATTTGGTGGAATTGTATTATGAAGACATTTTTATCTTTGAATACTTATTCGTTATTTTCTTTTGTGTGAATACACCTTTAACTATCTTTGTTATTTGTAGTAAAATATATATAAGAATTGGGCATGAGTTCTTTATAAAGAAGGAGCGATGAAAAATGGATAAAAGTAGTAACAGTATTCTGACGTTCTCTGATGCAGAAATCCTTAAAAGATACGAATTATTTGTTAGCCAATTTCTCATGAGCGAGGAGAAGGTTAATCGAAAAGAAATATTGCCGCGATATTGGACGGTTACTGTTTTGGAAAAAGATTTCAACGTAACGATTGAGCTAAAAAATATTGGGGATTGGCATGGTGTCGCCCAATGGTGCGCAGTTGTCACAGAACCTACTGGGGATCAATCAAACTATCTACTGTTTAAGCGAGAGATTGAAGAATGGGCAGCGGAGCAAAGAACATTGAGGGGATTAGAATAATCCTACATTATTACATGAGTAACATTGGTCTAATTAAGGGGGAAAAGTGAGTTGAATGCAAAAGCAGCAGCAGACATACTAAGTGTTAGTTTAACCACGATATCTACCTATATAAAAGAGGGGATTCTTATCCCTGACAACATGGATTCATGGCATATAGAGGGTGAGTATATCATTCCAGATGAACAAGTGGATATGTTAAAAGAGAAGTTATATCCAGGAGGGCTTACAACCAAACAGACGTCTGACTATGTAGGGAATGGGTGTAAACCATATCAAATCTTAGCGGCCATCAATAAAGAGGAATTAACGGTTAAAGTCAGTAATGTATTAAGTAAGCCTGTTTACTATGTCCAAGAAGATGAAAAGCTTGAACAGTTTAAACAGAAGTTTCTATCGAAAAAGAAGAAAAGCGAGAAGCATTTTGATTCACAGCAACGAATCTTTCTTTACCAATCCTATCGAGATAATCAATCTGGTGAAGTGGTACGTGTGATGTCTATCGATAAAGAGGAAGGGTACGCACTGAATGCGATGGGAGAACGTATTCCTCTAGCTCAATTGCCTTTGCATTATGAGCCGTTGACCACCTATAACATCGGTAAGTTAAATAACCGGATAGGGGAAGTAACCTTTAGTTTTATTGTACCTAGTCATATTCGTGCTTTAACCTTTACCTTTATAGAAAAAATTGCTGAACAAAGCGGTGTAAGAAACTATTTTATAGAAGAAACTGATCAGAAGCTAATCGTGAAGTGCAAACCATTCCTTATTCGATTCGATGAGGGAAGTGTGGATCACGACTTATTGGAACATGCTAAACGCTCGTTGGTAAGTGGCAAGATACAGGAGAGAAAAGAAGACTTTTTCTTTGCGAGTACAGATCGTAAAGTAAACGTGGTATTGGAGGAAAAACTATTTTTGGAGGTTGAAAAAAGAGCAAAGAATGAAGGGATAGACGTCGATATATTTATAAATAAAACGATAAGAGATGCAGTGACAAGTACTTTCTATAATGGTGATATTGATGGGTAATCTCTTTGTTATAGGAAACGGTTTCGACCGCTCACATGGGTTACCTACTTCTTATCAAGATTTTAGAGACTTTTGTTTAAGTAAGAGTGAAAATATAACTGTCGATGAACTAATTGTGCCAGAAGAGAAATTATTACCTGATGGTGGTCTACATTATGATGAAGATGAGGTCCTATCAATGCTCTTTTACTTAATAAGTACGGCAGAAGGGAGTATTGATAAGTGGCAAGACGTAGAAAACTCATTAGGTAGATTGGACTTTGATGCGGTTTTTGATTGGGTGGAGGATATAAAAGATAAAGAAGGTGATGTTGATCATTGGAAAATGGCCGCCGTATATGGAGAGATTGCATCAGGTCTCGTTATTCCAACTGCTAGAATACAAGAGCTTTTCAATCAGTGGGTAAATTCTATAGATATTTCTTTGGCTGCTGAAAAAAATGATTTCAAACAAATTCTAAGTCAAAACGATAAGTTTTTAACCTTTAACTACACTGATACATTGGAAGAACTGTACGGTATAGCTGAAGAAAATGTTTGTCATATTCATGGTAGGCAGTATGACGAAATCCTTTTTGGGCATGGTGATTTCGAAGATCATTCCGAAGATCATATGGCTCGGTACATTGGTTCAGAAGATGGTTTAAGCCGAATCCACAACCAGTTGAGGAAGGATACTGACCAAGCCTTAAAGGTGAATATAAATTTCTTCAAAGAGCTAAAAGATATAAAAACGATCTATTCTTATGGGTTTTCATTTAGTAAGGTTGACCTAGTTTACTTGAGTGTCATATTTAATCAGGTTGATACTTCATATGTAACATGGTCGTTTAATGATTATGAAAATCAGTTTGTTTTGAGGCAGTGGGAAGGGGTCTTAAAGGAGTTAGGTTTTAAAGGAGACTTTACTACATTTACTATAAAGAATTAAAAAGAAGCCCTCTGTAGTTGTCCTGGCAACTACAGAGGGCTCTTTAGTGCTTACAGACATAAACCTGTATATACGATTATATATCCAATTATTAGTCAATTCAACGTATCAAGGTTCAAGCAGCAAGCAGAAGGTACACTTCATTAGAAGGAGTCCTTATATTTATATAGTTATTTTGCTTTAACTAGTTGCTTTCTCTTCTTTTGTTTTTGAATCGCTTTCTTTAATTCTACTGCAAGTTCTTTATTCATTGACGTCACCTCTAAGAATAAATTTTACTACCATTATGCCCACTTGTACTGTTTCTATACGCATACCCCCTCCTACCGAGTCATAGAATGTACCAAGTAGCCGATTAGACTTATGACCCAAACGTAAAGGAAGAAATGACCAAAAAAAGAAGAGGGGGGAGAGGCTTGAATACATTTAAATTAGATGTGGAAGACAAAAAAAGAAAAAAAGAAACGCAGTTCCAGATGACTTTATTAGATGAATCCGCGATTAAAGAATCACATGGAATCAAAGAGAGGACACGAAAGGTTAGGTGTGATAAGAAAACAGACATTAAAACCCCAGTTACTATGGAACAAAAACAAAAATTGATGATCTTAGCAAGACAAGAAAGCATCAAAACAGGTGAAAGAGTATCTGTCACCCAGATGGCCTCTAAGCTTGTCCAAAAAGGGTTAATTGAATATGAATCTTTTCCAGATTGCGAATATGATCCTGCTTGGAAATGCGTACATGTGAAGATTACTCAATTTTATACTGATCAACTATTCAATTATGAGCTGGAATGGGATGTGAGTAAACGTGTCGCTGCAGCTAGGATTCTTTGTTTTATGTTAGAGAAGAGGGACGTTCATGAAATATAGTGGAGCCGATCTGATTGGTGAAGAACGTTACTTGAAAAGTGGGGAAGCCTCTTGGAGATATAAACTGTTATTCAAGTGGTTTGCTTCCAAAGATACTACCCTACATCTACACTTACCTGAAACTTACCTGAAACGTTGTTGGTTAATGTGTGACGATATTAAAAGATATGCAGATGAAGAGATTGAACCAGACTTCATACTGAGTGTATTAGTTGAGAGCTTTTTAACAGAACTTGCAAAGCGAGGTTCACTCTTAGCTTACGAATATCTTATGGATCGCTATTCAAAAGTGTTGCAAGTTGCTCATTATCAGTTCAAGAAGGTAGATGAATTTGAGCTTTTTGAGAAGCCAAATGAACCCTTAGAAACATATACAGTTTCATTAGATCGAGACGCTGTTTATCGGTTAGAGTGGTTTTTAATGGAGTTAGACGAGGTTGTGCAAACGCATGGTTTAACAGTAGAGAAAGTATTAGAAATTCTGTTTTGCTATGTTATTGAACTCGTTAAAAAAGGCGGAGGAGAGCAATTTTTCAAGAAATTGATTTCGCATATTGATAATATTGAAGATTGATATTTAAACATATAAAGAAGATACTTCCAAGTAACAGTGAAAGCCATCCACTTCTTATTTCGTTAAAAGAGTGGTGGCTTTTTCATATAAATTCATATAAGGATTAACTAAGATGATCGTTGCTTTATTTGGTAATCCACAGTTGCTTTTAATAATTTACACATAGCTTGACCGGTAACCATTCCATTCTTGGAATGGTCTAAGTGAGCTAGCATAGCCCCTAAAAAGTAAAAATTAGCGTCATGCCTCTCATCTATTGAGAGGTTAGCATCAGCATACTGCATTACCTCTTGAAATATCTCCGCATACTTTTCCAACAAGTTCAATCTCCTTAGCCAGCAGGTGATTGGATACCGAAAAATGCTCTATGGCAGGATGATGAAAGAGTGTTCGTTATTATTGGATATGGACATGGGACCTTAGCGGTCGGTGGTAATATCTTCAGTGTAAATGTCTCCACTAAAGAAAAATTACAAATTACTCAATATGAAAGTGACATTCAAATTTTAGATTTTAAGATAGAAGATGGGATCTTATATTATAACGGCATTAAATATACAGGTTCTAAGAATGAGAAATCTGAGACATATACAAATAATATATCGCTTGATTCGATGTTAAGTTATTGAAATTTAATAAAGCCCTCCTGATTGTCCTGGCAATCGTGAGGGCTTTTTGGTTAAAACAGGGAATCGTCCTGTAAATCAAATTATAAAGGATGCGACTGTATTAATGAAGGGCTATGACTCTTGAAATTTTCATTCATTCCACAATAAAATATTGGATATAAGACATTCTAAATAGTACTGAATATATTAGTGATTAGAGGTGGATTTTCTATGTGCGGTAGATATACTTTGACAGCAAGTAAAGAGCAGATTGAAGAACAGCTCGGTGTGCAATTAGATGATTACCAACCAAGGTACAATATAGCTCCCAGTCAGCCTGTGTTAAGTTTAATTTCAGATGGAGAAAATAGGAGAGCTGGATACTTAAAATGGGGTCTTGTTCCTGTATGGGCGAAAGATCCAAAGATAGGACATAAGATGATTAATGCTCGTGGTGAAACAGTGGATGAAAAACCTGCTTTTAACCGATTACTTAAACGCCGCCGTTGTTTAATTGTAGCCGATGGCTTTTATGAGTGGAAAAGAACCGAAGAAAAAAAGAAGCCATATCGAATCACTGTAAATGATGATATTTTTACCTTTGCAGGCTTATGGGATAGGTGGGAGTCTGATGATAAGGAAATTGTTTCTTGTACCATACTTACAACAGAGCCTAATGAGTTTATGAAAGAAATTCATGATAGGATGCCAGTGATTTTGGGAGGAGAAGATAGGAATATGTGGTTAGATCCATCTATTGAGGATAAAGATATCTTAACCCAACTTATAAAAGCATACCCTGCTAAAGATATGGATGCATACGAAGTATCACCTTTGGTTAATAATCCTAAAAACGAGACGGAAGAATGCATAAGTTCCTTAGCAGAGTAATCATCTGTTGTAGATCTAATTCTAAATTGCTATTAATATCTATCAAAAAAAGAGTGCCCATTCGGTACCGCCCCCCGAAAGTTAGAGTAGATAATCTAACTTTCGGGGGTGTTTTTATGGCCAAATATACTGAAGGATTTAAAATGAAACTTGTTAGCGAATATTTAAATGGAAATCTTGGGTATAAATTATTAGCGAAAAAATACAATATGCCCTCTCAAACACCACTACAAGATTGGGTAAGAGCCTATAAAACGAAAGGAGTTGAAGGATTAAAGCGAAGAAAAATGAAGGAAGCGTACTCTGTTCAATTTAAAATGGATACGATACAATTTATGCTAAAGACAGGTGCTTCTTTTCAGGAAACTGCTGAACAATTTAAATTGAATAATCCATCATTGATTCATCGTTGGAGGAAAACATTTAATGAACAAG
Protein-coding regions in this window:
- a CDS encoding MFS transporter gives rise to the protein MNFLKTRNFALFFIGTLISKIGDKLYLLAMPWLIYELTGSSFYMGVMFFLETIPFLFISPIAGLLADRFSHKLLLFTAALSQGLCLLAIVVFHLSRYESIIPIFIFGFLIACGGAIFSVVLNSIIPSMFSKDRIVNVNSSFQFIDSTSLLFGSALAGVLISLVGAPLVLLIDAVSFLLIAVIVLFYKVSKSNKLKVMKGQSFNHLLQGAKYVFKHTTLGPLITIMMLVNISNAVIVAMLVFYSRDVLGISAEQLGLIYTITAVFQIILTLLIPSITKRFKHINRMLLICLFISCIGIGMVALSVEWITLSIAMVVHTAPIIIFNVMNKTLRMQIAPENLLGRVNGLFLMLSKSTLPLAGLLGGVLAEFFDLKIIFGVLSVFTLLIITRYWFHPFNNKENYSQEKAM
- a CDS encoding GNAT family N-acetyltransferase; translation: MNIKLLPLEIEDLGLVYELYNDSQVFDTAILGYNYPQNKPSLKSKLESWIKNGKQKHFKVVNDKQEEIGLAQIFDIHTVNRSCKIGIIVKPDFWGKGYATQILHALEEICYDHIGLRRIEAEVLANNLAIMKLLENQNYNREGTRKEAIFKKSEHIDAHVYGKVV
- a CDS encoding DNA-binding protein is translated as MNAKAAADILSVSLTTISTYIKEGILIPDNMDSWHIEGEYIIPDEQVDMLKEKLYPGGLTTKQTSDYVGNGCKPYQILAAINKEELTVKVSNVLSKPVYYVQEDEKLEQFKQKFLSKKKKSEKHFDSQQRIFLYQSYRDNQSGEVVRVMSIDKEEGYALNAMGERIPLAQLPLHYEPLTTYNIGKLNNRIGEVTFSFIVPSHIRALTFTFIEKIAEQSGVRNYFIEETDQKLIVKCKPFLIRFDEGSVDHDLLEHAKRSLVSGKIQERKEDFFFASTDRKVNVVLEEKLFLEVEKRAKNEGIDVDIFINKTIRDAVTSTFYNGDIDG
- a CDS encoding bacteriophage abortive infection AbiH family protein; its protein translation is MGNLFVIGNGFDRSHGLPTSYQDFRDFCLSKSENITVDELIVPEEKLLPDGGLHYDEDEVLSMLFYLISTAEGSIDKWQDVENSLGRLDFDAVFDWVEDIKDKEGDVDHWKMAAVYGEIASGLVIPTARIQELFNQWVNSIDISLAAEKNDFKQILSQNDKFLTFNYTDTLEELYGIAEENVCHIHGRQYDEILFGHGDFEDHSEDHMARYIGSEDGLSRIHNQLRKDTDQALKVNINFFKELKDIKTIYSYGFSFSKVDLVYLSVIFNQVDTSYVTWSFNDYENQFVLRQWEGVLKELGFKGDFTTFTIKN
- a CDS encoding DUF4652 domain-containing protein; translation: MPKNALWQDDERVFVIIGYGHGTLAVGGNIFSVNVSTKEKLQITQYESDIQILDFKIEDGILYYNGIKYTGSKNEKSETYTNNISLDSMLSY
- a CDS encoding SOS response-associated peptidase, which gives rise to MCGRYTLTASKEQIEEQLGVQLDDYQPRYNIAPSQPVLSLISDGENRRAGYLKWGLVPVWAKDPKIGHKMINARGETVDEKPAFNRLLKRRRCLIVADGFYEWKRTEEKKKPYRITVNDDIFTFAGLWDRWESDDKEIVSCTILTTEPNEFMKEIHDRMPVILGGEDRNMWLDPSIEDKDILTQLIKAYPAKDMDAYEVSPLVNNPKNETEECISSLAE
- a CDS encoding helix-turn-helix domain-containing protein, with product MAKYTEGFKMKLVSEYLNGNLGYKLLAKKYNMPSQTPLQDWVRAYKTKGVEGLKRRKMKEAYSVQFKMDTIQFMLKTGASFQETAEQFKLNNPSLIHRWRKTFNEQGIEGLKLRSKGRPSMSKNINKSKGKEEKKLTREEELERENELLRLENAYLKKLKAFRENPNAFREKHKQRWHSNSKKRDSD